The following are encoded in a window of Oncorhynchus kisutch isolate 150728-3 unplaced genomic scaffold, Okis_V2 scaffold635, whole genome shotgun sequence genomic DNA:
- the mmp21 gene encoding matrix metallopeptidase-21, with the protein MLILLQLINVLLLTSIGSTDAEKLFHSRDHSDLQIPSSHQAELITDKDTAELFLSRYGFIRPVNWEELQFDQSTGISNDEDFPGEEDLSGIQEGDSSLSRAETDDDDDDEDSPNPTESQAFISALRDFQMVSGLSVTGLFDDATKAAMNKPRCGVPDKETDDATEEVHDSTSSALGINTATWLTKNTDTSEYSNKTFSGVLNGSATDYPVDNNILTNLSNGTDGNYTEVDNSFSDIFNSTVSTHKGDISASSTTEYYDPVGDTLNDSAINNTENNSNTHSHTGNDPTTATDRPHQRPPPTTATDRPHQSPPPTTATDRPHQRPPPTTATDRPHQSPPPTTATDKPHQSPPPTTATDRPHQSPPPTTATDRPHQSPPPTTATDRPHQRQSPPPITATDRPHQSPPPTTATDRPQQSQSPPLTIATDRPQWSTPTTATDRPHWSRTPTTATDRPHQRQSPPLTIATDRPQWSTPTTATDRPHWSRTPTTANDRPHQNPPTTATDRPHQNPPPTTATDRPHQKPPLTTANDRPHQSPPPTTATDRPHQSPPPTTATDRPHQSPPPTTATDRPHQSPHPTPATDRPHQSPPPTTATDRPHRIPPPTTATDRPHQSPPPTTATDRPHQSPPPTTATDRPHQSPPPTTATDRPHQSPPPTTATDRTHRSPFPTTATDRPHQHQNRVASLLSKRRQKRHVGKRAWGNMAFSKMVLKWRLIGEGYSSQLTIQDQRHIISLAFRMWSEVSPLEFIEDTSSPLADVDIKLGFGTGRHLGCNQKFDGTGREFAHAWFLGDIHFDDDEHFTAPNTGSGISLLKVAVHEIGHVLGLPHIYRTGSIMQPSYLPQESGFEINWMDRKSIQHLYGGCKGQYNTVFDWIRKERTQYGEVVIRFNTYFMRDGWYWLYENRTNRTRYGDPVALQVGWHGIPPDGVDACVHVWNRNTDAVYFFKGTQYWRYDDDNDQVFTVDPEGHLYPRLISEGFPGVPSPIDTAFYDRRDYHIYFFKGTYVYVFDVTATRVSPGFPRKITAVFPAVVSGDHPGGSIDAAYFSYTHNAVFLFKDTLFWRVVGRSRDRWRRPALPRNDLLPRNGLLPHNGLLPRRKVEEQWFDICNVHPSALKVARR; encoded by the exons ATGCTGATTTTACTCCAGCTGATAAATGTATTGTTGTTGACCAGCATTGGCTCCACTGATGCAGAGAAACTCTTCCACAGTCGGGATCATTCCGACCTACAGATCCCCTCCTCTCACCAGGCTGAGCTCATAACAGACAAGGATACTGCAGAG CTATTTCTCTCAAGGTACGGCTTCATAAGACCGGTGAACTGGGAGGAGCTCCAGTTTGACCAATCAACAGGCATTTCTAACGATGAAGACTTTCCCGGGGAGGAAGACCTATCTGGGATACAGGAGGGAGACTCATCGTTGTCACGTGCAGagactgatgatgatgatgatgacgaagaCTCTCCAAATCCCACTGAAAGCCAAGCCTTCATCTCAGCTCTCAGAGACTTCCAGATGGTGTCCGGCCTGTCTGTCACAGGGCTGTTTGACGACGCCACCAAGGCTGCCATGAACAAGCCAAGGTGTGGGGTCCCGGATAAGGAGACGGATGATGCTACTGAGGAAGTACACGACTCCACCAGCTCAGCGCTTGGTATCAACACCGCCACCTGGCTAACTAAGAACACAGACACCTCAGAATACTCTAACAAAACCTTCAGTGGTGTTTTAAATGGCTCTGCTACTGATTACCCAGTGGACAATAACATATTGACTAACCTTTCTAATGGCACTGATGGAAACTATACAGAGGTTGACAATTCATTCAGTGACATTTTTAATAGCACTGTTAGCACCCACAAAGGTGATATATCTGCCAGTAGCACAACAGAATACTACGACCCAGTCGGTGATACTCTCAATGATTCTGCTATAAACAACACAGAGAATAACagcaatacacacagtcacacagggaACGAccctaccactgctactgacagacctcatcagaggcctcctcctaccactgctactgacagacctcatcagagcc ctcctcctaccactgctactgacagacctcatcagaggcctcctcctaccactgctactgacagacctcatcagagccctcctcctaccactgctactgacaAACCTCATCAGAGCCCTcctcctaccactgctactgacagacctcatcagagccctcctcctaccactgctactgacagacctcatcagagccctcctcctaccactgctactgacagACCTCATCAGCGTCAGAGCCCTCCTCCTATCACTGCTACTGATAGACCTCATCAGAGCCCTcctcctaccactgctactgacagACCTCAACAGAGTCAGAGCCCTCCTCTTACCATTGCTACTGACAGACCTCAATGGAGCactcctaccactgctactgacagACCTCATTGGAGCCGCactcctaccactgctactgacagACCTCATCAGCGTCAGAGCCCTCCTCTTACCATTGCTACTGACAGACCTCAATGGAGCactcctaccactgctactgacagACCTCATTGGAGCCGCACTCCTACCACTGCTAATGACAGACCTCATCAGAACcctcctaccactgctactgacagacctcatcagaaccctcctcctaccactgctactgacagACCTCATCAGAAACCTCCTCTTACCACTGCTAATGACAGACCTCATCAGAGCCCTcctcctaccactgctactgacagacctcatcagagccctcctcctaccactgctactgacagacctcatcagagccctcctcctaccactgctactgacagACCTCATCAGAGCCCTCATCCTACCCCTGCTACTGACAGACCTCATCAGAGCCCTcctcctaccactgctactgacagACCTCATCGGATCCCTcctcctaccactgctactgacagacctcatcagagccctcctcctaccactgctactgacagacctcatcagagccctcctcctaccactgctactgacagacctcatcagagccctcctcctaccactgctactgacagacctcatcagagccctcctcctaccactgctactgacagAACTCATCGGAGCCCTTttcctaccactgctactgacagACCTCATCAGCATCAGAACCGCGTGGCCTCACTGCTGTCCAAGCGGAGGCAGAAGAGACATGTGGGGAAACGTGCATGGGGAAACATGGCATTCTCCAAAATGGTGCTGAAGTGGAGGCTGATAG GAGAGGGTTACAGCAGTCAGCTGACCATACAGGACCAGAGACATATCATCAGCCTGGCCTTCAGGATGTGGAGCGAGGTGTCTCCCCTGGAGTTTATAGAGGACACATCCTCTCCCCTGGCGGATGTAGACATCAAACTGGGTTTTGGAACAG GGAGACACTTGGGATGCAACCAGAAGTTCGATGGTACTGGACGAGAGTTTGCTCACGCCTGGTTCCTGGGAGACATTCACTTCGATGACGATGAACATTTTACTGCACCTAACACTGGCAGTGGCATCAGCCTGCTCAAA GTGGCAGTGCATGAGATAGGCCACGTCCTGGGCCTGCCTCACATCTACAGGACTGGTTCCATTATGCAACCAAGTTACCTGCCCCAGGAATCAGGCTTCGAGATCAACTGGATGGACAGGAAGTCCATACAGCACCTCTATG GGGGCTGTAAGGGTCAGTACAACACAGTGTTTGACTGGATCAGGAAGGAGAGAACCCAGTACGGTGAGGTGGTGATTCGTTTCAACACCTACTTCATGAGGGACGGCTGGTACTGGCTCTATGAGAACAG GACCAACCGAACCCGCTATGGTGACCCGGTGGCTCTTCAGGTGGGCTGGCACGGCATACCTCCCGACGGGGTAGACGCATGTGTTCACGTGTGGAACAGGAACACTGATGCTGTCTACTTCTTTAAAG GCACCCAGTACTGGAGGTATGATGATGACAATGaccaggtgtttacagtggaCCCTGAGGGACACCTCTACCCTAGACTCATCTCTGAGGGGTTCCCAGGGGTGCCCAGTCCTATAGACACAGCCTTCTATGACAGGAGGGACTATCACATCTACTTCTTCAAGGGCACCTAT GTGTATGTGTTCGACGTGACAGCCACCCGCGTGTCCCCAGGCTTCCCCAGGAAGATCACCGCTGTGTTCCCAGCAGTAGTGTCTGGGGATCACCCGGGCGGTAGCATAGACGCCGCCTACTTCTCCTACACGCACAACGCTGTCTTCCTGTTCAAGGATACACTGTTCTGGAGGGTGGTGGGGAGGAGCAGAGACCGCTGGAGGAGACCGGCGCTGCCACGCAACGACCTGCTGCCACGCAACGGCCTGCTGCCACACAACGGCCTGCTGCCACGCAGGAAGGTGGAGGAACAGTGGTTTGACATTTGTAACGTTCACCCCTCGGCTCTGAAGGTGGCCCGTCGATGA